From Quercus lobata isolate SW786 chromosome 11, ValleyOak3.0 Primary Assembly, whole genome shotgun sequence:
TTACTAGGTAAAGATTTCAACTGACTTCTAAgcccaacccaattaaattaaaaagattaAGTTATAAAGATTAATTTAATCTCAAATCAGTAATAATCTTTCATAATGGtaagccaataaaaaaaaagtgaaatgggTCACTTTTGTCACTAATAATAAACTTGACagatcctaaaaaaaaaaaaaaaaaaaaaaaaaaaaaaaacttgacagAAGAGGGAGACTAaggttgcgtttggattgggatgaaaacttctgcgtctgcgtttttttttttttttttttttttttttttttttttttcacgcgtttttgagctttttgagtgttgcggctactgttcatgcactgtttaatgaacagtagccgcaaactttgatttttcaaatttttttatcaatcagtgcacatcgtgtactgtttatggacccacaaatttcatttttcagcaacttttttattacaaatgggtcccacggtattatttacacatttaaaaattatttcgctacaatatttttcagttttcagtttcagttttcagttttcagctgtatctaAATGGACCCTAAAAAAGGTCTGAAGTGACAGAAGTACTTTGATCTATTTAATTGGATGATGAAAGTTCAATAGGAAAAGGTGTTACGGAGAATGCAAACAAAAGTGTTAGTTGTGAATCGACAGTGTCGGTCGCCTCCTATGAAATTTCGGGATTCATGCAACTTTGTAAAGATGCAACATTGAAGCCCACGCATATTCCAAATATTAATTAACATGGCACAATCGAATGGGAGGCAATAAAAATTCAACATATCATTTTCCGTCATACTCATAATATCCTATCCAACACTATTAGTCTCTAGTGACATATATATTAGCATATAATTACCACCCCATTTCCttttaatattagtttttttatttttttattataacttgTTTGAGCATTAATTGATGTTGCATGTTCCACGCagtatatttttaacaatttctttGTGAGAAGCACGTGAAATTTGTAACCCAATCGATTTTTGTAGCTCAAGTAGCatctaatgatttttttaacgAAAATATAATCCAAAGGTTTCTTTATAATCTTAGTCAAAGAAATCTACCCAATTTACTAGGTAAAGATTACAACTGACTTCTAAgcccaacccaattaaattaaaaagattaAGTTATAAAGATTAATTTAATCTCAAATCATTAATAATCTTTCATAATGGtaagccaattaaaaaaaaaaagtgaaatgggTCACTTTTGTCACTAATAATAAACTTGACagatcctaaaaaaaaaaaaaaaaaaaacttgacagAATAGGGAGACTAAAAAAGGTCTGAAGTGACAGAAGTACTTTGATCTATTTAATTGGATGATGAAAGTTCAATAGGAAAAGGTGTTACGGAGAATGCAAACAAAAGTGTTAGTTGTGAATCGACAGTGTCGGTCGCCTCTTGTGAAATTTCAGGATTCATGCAACTTTGTAAAGATGCAACATTGAAGCCCGCGTATATTCCAAATATTAATTAACATGGCACAATCGAATGGGAGGCAATAAAAATTCAACATATCATTTTCCGTCATACTCATAATATCCTATCCAACACTATTAATCTCTAGTAACATATATGTTAGcatataattagttaattaccACCCAATTTCCttttaatattagtttttttattttttatttttttattataacttgTTTGAGCATTAATTGATGTTGCATGTTCTATGCAGTATATTTTTAACACTTTCTCTGTGAGAAGCACTTGAAATTTGTAACCCAGTCGAGTTTTGTAGCTCAAGTAGCATCTAATgcattttttaatggaaatattaAGGCCTTGTATGTCGTAGCGAGAGTTCAAATCCTTCCATCTtcaaatttataatcaataGAGTTAAAGAGTACGTAGTTGAATATAAGAACTCAACCAAGAATAATGGTTCTTCAAAGCCATCACAAGCATAAACAAAAGAGGGTGCGGTACATCATAATAGACAAAAGAGGAAACTAGGTACATTTCTATAGTTGAGCTTAGCGTCCCATCTAATTAATTCAGATACTTTGTTCCTGTTGTTTGATGAACCTCTTAGATGCTTTTAGttggttgattaattatgtATTTCTAACGTGGAAATGGGCCCTTTCTATTGCAACTTATCTGAGGCATGCGCTTGTTAGAGCACAGATATAATGGATTATATGAGTATCACTATGTGGCTGACATGAATCCAAGTAAAGGCATTTCAAAtgatacctttttttttttttgcacggTTTTAAAGAAAGGTAGCTTAAAAAAGGAATGATGGGAATAAAGATCGACATGCAAATGACAAGTTTGAATTAATCGAATTTTCATTACAGCCTTGAAAGCTTTTGGGTTTGTCGATTGCTTTATTAGATGCGTCGACTAGTGTTTCAAGGCAGATTCTTTCACATTATTGATAAATGGTAGTAAAGTTGGACAAAGTTTTCCATAAGGGGATTATGTCAAGGAGATTCCCCATCTTTATATCTATTCATCCTTTTGTATCTAAGTTCTTtcactcatcaaaaaaaaaaaaaaaaaaagggttcttTTGAGTCTGTTCAGAAGAGAGGTGGACATAGAGAATCTCAAGGATGTGCTAGTAGCAAGGTGTGGACATAATATCACACACCTCATCTACGCAGACagcctaattttattttgtaaggTAAAGAGCTCAGTTATGCATACCTTGATTAACAGAACGGATACTTATAATAGATGTTTGGGCAAGTtgtcaataaataaaaatcggGGACTTTTTGTGTTGGATTACTTAGAATCCGGTTGTATATTATGCAGTTGAtgttaatattattaattaaaccGGTTAAGCCAATTTATCGATTATACAAATAATAGTTAGAACATATATGGCATATCAAATATGGTGTTACCACTCGGCACAAAATCAATGACAATAGAGACGTTGATATGGTGACGAACGCTTGGCTTGTtttgaatgtaaaatattttctgaaaaatgttttttcattttcaagtgTTCATTTGCAAGTAAAATATAGTCAAActtgcaaaatatttttcattaactGTAAAATActttataaaaagttgtaaagtTTTCCAATAACACAAAGTGATTTCTCCTCCCCCATCTGGTCACTAGGTCATCGGTTTGGTGGCCAAAGATGTTGCTTTGGTGTCTGGGGACAATGGCTGGAGACATTGCTTCTATGACAAGTGATAGCGTTCTAGTGTCCAAAGACTCCGCTTCGATGACCTGTGTCATTGGTCTGGTGTCTAGTGACTTTTGCTCTGCTACTAGTGCTAGCAATCTAGTGTTCAAAGACTTTGCTTTGACAATTGGTGCTAGTGGTTTGGTGTTTGAAAACTCTGCTCTAGTGACCAGTGCTAAAGGTTCAGTGGCTAGAGACATTACACTGCAACAGTGTTGGAGGTCTGGTAACTAAAgatgttgttttgtttatcgATGTTGGCGATTTGGTCACTAGAGATACCACTTCAATTGTGATTGTTGGTAGTTTCGGTCGTTGGAGCCATTGCTCTTATTGCTAGTTCTAACAGTTTGGTCATCAAACTCCTAGCACCAGTGGCTTCAATGTTGAGCCATCGATTTTGATGGTTTGcttgagaaattttatttgtcttaCCAAAcgcctaaaaatattttacgtttgaaaatattttacttcaaaacaaatgTTCAAAAGTGGAAAACCTTAGGAAAACTATTTAAGGGAAAAAACCATTTGGGGGTGTCAATGCCGGTTTTCAATGGCTGACCCTTCCCAAAACACTTGGGTTTCTAAAAGCTTTCTAGGTGAGTCACGTTGTGAAATTAATGTGTGTGAGTTGTGGATACTTAAATGATGTATGTGCTTTAGTGATTTTTTGAatacattcattttttttttctattttttagagtcGCCACCAACCATTGATTTTTCTAGGTGTGATTGGTTACTTATATCTAATTGGTTACCTACCTCAATTTCAATTCATCATCTTATTTTTCAAgataatcaattaattatctATTGAAATTATTCAAAGTATGTTTCAAGAGCTATCTCAACTCATAAATATCTCTTATGCATGTTGATTTGATAagcattcttattaaaaaaaaaaaaaatcaaagaaatagCTGAAAAGTAAATTTTGGCACTATTATTGACTTAGGTTttagattttcttgattttggcttgatttgtttttgataaatttgggATAATTAGGATTTGTAGACTTGATTTTTCAACCACTTTAAGGTTATATAGTActaaatttttaagaattttaaattttgattaatcaatttattttttatgagaatcaatgaattatataaaaaaaacataattatttcattaaaaaaaaacataattatatatGTTGGAATTATCCTACACATGTGGTACATTTCTTGTCTTGAGCATTCTAAGTGAAAATCTGAAAACTTGAGTCAAAGTATCGATTCTAATTCTAAGTGTTGAtcacattataatttttttgttgttgataattcgatagtaGAGGACCTCTTATGTCTCTCGCGGAAACACTACAGTACTAACCGGTTGAATTACAATGCTCTTGACAGCATTATTACTTTTGGTTCTTATGATTATACGCAATTCTACTTTCAAACAAGGGAGAATCGAgttaaagaaattaataaatgtaTGTATGTTAATATATTTCCTTTGTAAGATTAAGTATATATTATATTAGTACAAGAACATTACGTACTtagcatgaaaaaaaaatatatatatatatatttatatatatctatatttatatttccCGCCTTTGGTTTCACatacaaagttaaaaaaatataaatcaaccACCCAAGGATGGTTTTGGTGGAAGCTAGCCTTAACTAAATAAGCCAAAATGAACAGGAACGCCTGCGGCAGTGATCCAATTCCCTTGTAAGAAAGGCCCTGCGGTATACTTGGTGGCCTCTTCCCTCCTAATGATCTTGTGGCCAGGCCATTTGACCCTTGCATTAACCTTAGCACCAGGTCCTTTGTTGTTATACTCTGCATAAGACAGAGTCTTGAGTGCAAACTCTCCTTCCCATGGTAACCATCCATCAGGGTGAATAATGTCCTCAATTGATGATTCCATGATAATGGTTCTTGAGTATTCCTTCCATGGCCTTCCGAGGTAACTTCTGATTTGTGACTTTGCAGGTATAAGTTTCTTGTCTGGCACAATTCGACAGTTCTGCAGTACTATTCCTGTGGTTTCACGCTTGTCAACCCTTCCCTGTGCTGTCACGATGTTTTGTTGGTTATCTAATGGTTTCCTCACTACAATCATGCAGTTTTGGAGCACAGCAGCTGCATCACCGAAAATGAAGTCGACGGTGCCAGCAATAACACAGCTTCGGTAGAATTGCCGATGGGTTTGTGCATACAAGGTGTCTTGGTACCCCTCAAAGCGGCAGTTAAGGAAAATTGCACGATCTGCTTGGACTCTAGCAGCCACTGCTTGATGCTTTTCTGGACCAGCAGTATTTCTGAATCCCATGGCTTTGGCTATAAATCCTTCTCCTAGAGCCGCTGCAATAGATATTTAAAACCAATTTTGTGTCATTTCATTTCTGCTGAACCTCTTTACACAATCAGTCATTAATTAGTTTCCAAAATTCTCTTTTCTTCACAATTTTATGTTATTGAGCAGCCAAATGTGTATGACTGACCTCATTGAAATCCATTAGATGGCTTCTAAATACATATATGTATCATATAAATCAAGTGCAATTGCAATATATCTCTGCCTAAACAGAGTGTGTGAGGGAAGCTGGTTGCTAATTAACTTGGATACTGTCATACCAAAAGTTGCAGTTTGGAAAGTCCTAACTCCATCTACAAAATTTTTGCTGCCGGTGATGATGCTCTTTTGTGATCCATCACCATACATAGTGACATTCACCATTTTCTTTGTCACAGTCACTGTCTCCTCATATTCTCCTTGCTTAACGTAGATGACATATCTGCATTTTCATTAGagcaaagaaaaggaaaaataaacaaatgatgAATTAAAGAGAAATATTTATGTTAATGGGCACTATAAGTTTGTAGGAAAAAAACCATGACTTGGTAAAGATCAAAgataaatattagcattgacaTATTAGGATTCTCTACATTTAAAATGGATCAATTTCAAGatttagattaaatattacaaatctaaagGTATATTCAATTTCGTATCATTAAAATCTTAACCGTCAAATGGGGCACACGTACCGTCCTTTGTGTTTTTCTGGCATGGCTGCCAGTGCCTCAGAAATTGTTTTATGGTCTCCGCTACCATCTTTGGCCACAATCACATTGGGTGTTGGTTTATCAATATTTGCCTTCAACATCCTCCGGTCCTCATATGGCATCCAGGTAGGAAGTCCGTCTTTTTCCAAGAAATTAGATTCATTTTCCGCCTGAAGGTGCCGGCTAAATCCTAGTGTTTTAAACGTGGACAGGAACGAAGCCACCTCTGAGATAATGGCGAGGGAATTGCTGGTGAGTTCCTTGACAGCCTTAAGAGTCTTTTCCATGTCACTCTTCAATTTTCCTTCAGGAAAACCATCAATGCATGTTTGTTGGTAAGACATAACCGCACTTAGCCAATTGTTCAAATCAGGGGTGCTAGAGATCAACTTTCCCAAGTCATTTTTGCTGATTTTGGAAACTGAATCATCTAATTCTTCCTTGGCATCCTGCATCAATGTCTTACAATCTTCAAATGCTGCTTTCTCTTTTGGGTCGTTAAATTTGAATGCTGTGGATGTTTTCATGGCCTTGATAACCTCATCCCCCACGGCCGAGACAGCACTCTTGAGAAGGTCTTTTGGTTGAGACAAATCAGGATTGGCCTTCACTGCCTTGTTAAGGGTATTTTCACACCTGTCCCTGTAATCTGTGGAGTTACACATCATCTTTATGATCTTAACAGTACGCGAAACCTGCTTTTGTGATTGTTGAGGTTGATCAGATGGTTTGGAGCCACCAATACCAAACCAAGATTTATGAGTAACCACCACAAATGCTGCGGCAGCAACTAGAAGAGCAATGACAAGAAAAAATATTGCCCCAATGATAATCTTCTTCTTCAGCTTACGTTGCTTCTCAGCTTTTCTGCGTTCAGATATGTGATCAAAATCCTGAAATGCCATTGTTAAAAATGATCACTAAGGCAGAGGTGCAGAGAGAGACCTCTGCCTTAGATTTTGTGCCGAGgcaaagagagaaatagagagatgAAAATGATATCACAAAAGTTTATTCGTTCGAAAGcctttcctcttccttttccttttcttcttcctctccctGTTTGatattgaaaatttcaattaaaaggTGACAAAACTAAATCTAGTTAGGAGGGTTTTAAGGTATTCTATATTTAAGAGGTAGTTAAGGGGCTTTGGAGCCATATATGTCCTTTCCAACTGCTTTTCCCGCGACATCCTCTCCACTTCACCACCTTTATATTCACCTAATTACCCTTATTTCCCAAGAGCCAAACTATTTAACTAAACAGtttcatcctcatcatcatctttttcttcttcatcaaacTTGTTGTTACAAAACTAAAGAAGCTTTGTTCCTTCATATATGTGTGATTGGTATTAAGCTATAACTGACACGGATGGTGATTAGCGCACAATGTACACATTATGAGTTGACATTTGCTAACTCAACAAAAATAATCCCAGCAAATCTACATGCATAGCAAAGACTTGTAACCAAATACatgaaattacatttttcatctATCATCCCTCTTCTCTGTTCTTCACATCTCTTTGCGGAATGCGCACAGgccaaaatcaaacacaacaacttcacTGGTTTTTTTTACTCCATCCCTACCCCCTTTTTTGTGTGCGTGcatgtgtgtttggtttgattcatgaaaaaaaagataaaaaagaaagcagATTGGCTTCAAAGACATGCATCTAAGTATGATATAAGTTTCTTCTTAATTTAAAACCAACACTTAAAATAGATTTACAATCATATTTGCTGAAAGCTGAATAACATGCATATATTCCCAGTTTCAGTTGAATGATAATATCATGAGCAAATTAGGCATCTGGGTATGGCGTAATCTTcttctaaatttgaaaacaattccTATcagcacaataattaaaatttgaaaagatgACGTGTACAAAAAATccttaaattgataaatatatCCAATTTTTAGTAGCTTATTCTGTTGAATTTACACAAACTAATGTTACTTTTGTCCCAACAGAGCCATTCAATTTCCTTGGGAGAACTTGGTATGCCCCATGATTCTTCATTTTTAGAGTATATTTCCATGTTGGGCttgttttggaaaatttgaaCTTGTTACATTTTCTCTCAACTTGATTTCGAATTGAAGAATTGACAACTACATTGACATGTATATGCAGAAGAATAACATATATAGATGCTTTGAAGCACAAGCACGGAAAATGTACAGGTTTAACCCTTAATTTGCAGGGCCTCTTGTGTGGCCATCACCTCTGAAGTTCATCATTGAGCTTAATCAGAAGGTTTTCACTTTGTTTGAGCAGGCCTTGACTTGATGGAGCCAAACAGGGAAAGGGAGAAGAACATCTTAAAGGTCTCTTTCTAATTCTGATGTTGGTCTAGGAGTAGGGGAAGACATCTTGGAGGTAACTTTGTACATTTACTTTGATATTTGTCATAACTAAATCAGAATGCGCAAATTTAGAATGTTTTGAGAAGCTGTAAATTTCAAATAGGGCATGTACAGGTTTAGTtgagttttttaaaaccaaaaatttctgAAAGGCCTAACTTGGGATTATTGCTAAATTACTGATGGTTTTAAAAGcggatatgataaatttaatcatttaaccatataCTTTTAGCACTCTCTCTCATATGTGGGCCCAAACTCTCTTTTAATAGGTGTGACCCAACACATGAGATTTTAAATGGAAGGTAGAGTGAACAAGATGGTATTGGCATAATTAGTATTGGCCACTATTTTGTTTTGCTTGATCTGCATTACCTGGCATTGATCTCCCTCTTTTAAGGTGTTGAATTTCAAGTTGTCAGCTTAATTACTTGCATCTTTGACATTGTTATAAATTTGCATTTCAGCAAGAATGACTATCTTGGTCTTGGACCGAATTATGATCTTGAACTTAATCATAAAGAcattcaattttcaaaactttgtctgagggttttttttttttttttttttttttttttttaaatttaaatatttattttaatgaaatcaaTGTTTAAGTCAGAATCATCTGATTTTTTAGGAACCGTATCTTCTGACATTATGTGAATCACTAATCATGTAGTACTTCACAGATTGTTGCAAATAATGATACATTCATTGGGATGCATTCATAGTACTTCACTAAACACAAACTTGCACTCATACTCTGTTCACTATTGGTTGGGCAAGTTTGTGTTTAGTGATGTACCTAAACAATTTGTAAAGCCTTATCTGTTTAAGCACGCCATACGGATTTCTAGAGGCAATTGTGGACGACTAAATTTCTCTGTTTGAAATGagtcaaacaagtaaaatagtttcacaaatgcgaatttgtattgatgattgtgtggtacaattctctataattacaaaagagttatcctctgatttgatctccttaaaagacttgttgattggatttgtagtaatgtgattttgattcgaACACCCAATGTACTTCAATTTGGCTAAAGAATGGATTgaagatctttggaacagaattacaa
This genomic window contains:
- the LOC115969366 gene encoding putative pectinesterase/pectinesterase inhibitor 45, with protein sequence MAFQDFDHISERRKAEKQRKLKKKIIIGAIFFLVIALLVAAAAFVVVTHKSWFGIGGSKPSDQPQQSQKQVSRTVKIIKMMCNSTDYRDRCENTLNKAVKANPDLSQPKDLLKSAVSAVGDEVIKAMKTSTAFKFNDPKEKAAFEDCKTLMQDAKEELDDSVSKISKNDLGKLISSTPDLNNWLSAVMSYQQTCIDGFPEGKLKSDMEKTLKAVKELTSNSLAIISEVASFLSTFKTLGFSRHLQAENESNFLEKDGLPTWMPYEDRRMLKANIDKPTPNVIVAKDGSGDHKTISEALAAMPEKHKGRYVIYVKQGEYEETVTVTKKMVNVTMYGDGSQKSIITGSKNFVDGVRTFQTATFAALGEGFIAKAMGFRNTAGPEKHQAVAARVQADRAIFLNCRFEGYQDTLYAQTHRQFYRSCVIAGTVDFIFGDAAAVLQNCMIVVRKPLDNQQNIVTAQGRVDKRETTGIVLQNCRIVPDKKLIPAKSQIRSYLGRPWKEYSRTIIMESSIEDIIHPDGWLPWEGEFALKTLSYAEYNNKGPGAKVNARVKWPGHKIIRREEATKYTAGPFLQGNWITAAGVPVHFGLFS